The Arabidopsis thaliana chromosome 5, partial sequence genomic interval ATATCATTAAACAGcctctctgcttcttcctccaaTCCAATATCAGCACACATATTCAACAACGTATTGTACAAAATGAAATCCATCGGCCACTTCTTTGCCTTCATTTCCTCCCACAACTGAAGAGCATCTCTCGCCCACCTCGCTTTTCCATAAATCTTTACAAGAGCTGTCAAAGTTTTCTCATTTGGAGTTAAACCTGCCTCAAGCATCTCATTAAACAAACTCCTCGCCAAACCCGGTTTCCCTGCTCTCCCCATAGCTTCCAACAAAGTATTATACACAACAACATTAGGCTTCACATCCATAGATTTCATCTCTTGCAAAACATACCTAATCCCATCATAATCTCCAGCTTCACCAAACATTTTCCCCAACACAGAGAACGCTATAGCATCAGGTTTCCAACCCGTAGCCACCGCTCTTTCGTACAAACTAAGAACCTCCTCAACTTTTCCTGACTTGGAATAAACATCAAGAATTGCTGAGTAAGTGACCTCATCAGGCATCAGACCTGTTTTATACATTCTCTCAAACCACTCAATAGCTTTGTTGTAAAGATTGCACCTTTTAGCACAAGTGATGATTGTCGAATAAGTAATGTTATCAAGCTCAACACCATCCTTCACCATTTCAAGTGCCATCTCCTCAATAAGCTGAAATTGCCTCCCAAATCTCAGAGACTTCATTGTAACATTGTAAAATATAGTTTCCATAGGAAACAGACTCTTGGATTTAACCCAATTAAAGAAAGTATGAGTCTTTTGCCATTCTCTTAAGCTGTTTAGCACAAGCAATGCGTTATCTCTATTGGGTGGATGAGGAATCTCATCGAGAAGAGATAAAAACTCAGACTTTTCAGTGAAAATAGAACTATTGAGCTTCAGAGCAAAAGCCCTAAGATCCTTGATTTGAGGATTGTAAGAGTAAGCAGAACGCTTTTGTCTCTGAAGTGAAAGAACTGACCTTTTGGGTCTTGTTGGATTGACCCAGACAGATTTCGGTTTAGACAAGATTTGAGTTTGCTCTTGTCTGAGTGTTGTTGCAGAGAGAGGCTTGAGTTGCTCAGAGAGAGATGGGGTTTTTGTGGTGATTGGTTCttcttctagggttttagGTTGTTTCAAGGAACTGCAAGAAATGTTAAGCTTTCTGGAACGAGATTGTCTGAAAAGAGAAGGCTTTAAGAATAGACTGTGTTTCTTTGTGTCTGAATTTTGGGGATTGAAGCAGACATCAATGGCTGTGGTAAGAACAGTCGCCATTAGAAACGCAGAGTGAGAGGTTTTAGCGTGAAGATGGTTTATCAGAACATCTTATCTTGATTTTGAAATGACGctcaaaactaaaaagtaataTTAGGTTATGGGCTTCATGGGGCCTATAAAGATTGGCCCATATATACCTGCGGATGGCACATCATAAAGTTTGTGTAGTGTAGACGTGTAGTTCTTTGGTCACGATGAAATTAATTCAAtctattttagttttcctCAACTTTAGTTAAACTTTGtttgattacaaaatcaaatcatctccgcatctatatatacaaaatcaatacaTTTTCCGCATGTGTTTCCGACTTGTACTCTTGTAGTTTTGAAAGAGACACAAATGACTCGATCGAGTCGTAAACtgttataatatatagtaacgtagaatatatatcaaatgaacAATTATTAGTAGCattttttgtaaactttttatGATTCCAGTTAGCTCTGCTAAATTAATAGACATGTGTATATAggatgcatatatatatataagtatttgTTTCTCAAATGATAATATAAAAGTTATTCCAAACATAATTCAGATTTCTGTTAAATTCTGTTTGactcaaaaaaattcatacaaatattgttctattttttacttttcgtGTATTGTCTTCTTTGAGATGTTCACACTTTATGATAATGACACCCaattatatacacataattGACATTGTGAACAACTACAAAACAAATCCTGCCAACGTACTagtcaaataaagaaaatcgTAACTAATGTTTGGTCAAATCACTAATAGATTTTTCAaatgatatgttttgtttttgtcattaCAGTTTCATATAAGATAGACACTATCAAACAAATCCTCTAAATTCACATTAAAAAGTGTACATCCACTCATATAGGAACGTTCAAGtctacataaaataaatatggaTATAAGCCTGATTTATAACAAAACtacactatttttttttttatagttttggcATCCTTGTATGATACATCAAAATAATCTTCCGTTTCTCAAAACGTTGATAGTTGGTTATAAAACTTGaagagaccaaaaaaaataaaaagatgaaacaaaaaaataaagaagcaaataaagtaaagaaagaaaagaagggaGCCGAaagcaaaaggaagaaaaaggtGAGGAGACAAAGTGTGATTAAGTGATAAGATGAGTCCTCTCCTTTTCCAACGTTCATGGCTTCTCTTTGACACCAATTTCACCATCTTCCTTTGTCAAGCTTCCAATTTCTGAATTTAGTTAATTTCAAATTCTCCACAAGTTTAACgttcaaaattattatatttcataAACTAGAACTATGACTAGAAGTCTAGGACTACTTGTTGGATATGTGTCTTTGATCATACGTTTGAAGAGGGTTTGGATCTCAAATCTCGAACCAAACCACCAAAAACGGTATTAaagtaaattattaaaaaattaaacaagttATAGTGGTTTACTTTCAATGTAAGATTTACGTCTATTTTGTGTGTTACAGTAAATTTtactataataataaaaaaaaattgggaagACTATAAGcattttatctctcttttcgCTTTCTCATTCACATATAATGTAAAACAACGgcataaatttaaataaggAACACAAGCCGATCAATGTGCCGTCCGAACATCGCATCACATATTGGGGTCCAAGAGATTAGGTTCCTCAACTTaacttgatattttattttctaccaTCATAATATAATTGCTTTTATTCATTTGTTAATTATCTAACAATGATTAACAACTTTCCATTATCTTTAAACCCAAACTAGGTATAATATAACTGTACTTACAAAAAAGCATTTTTTATGAAGAGTATCAtctgaaaatttataaaaccaTATACATCTTAATTAGTATCTTTTCGTTatctataaattttacatGCATATTTAAATCTTAATTACGATACGgtaacaaatttaataatacaAACTGTTATATTACAAATCGCCCCCATGTCGAACATGGCTCCTTGTGGTTCAAGATCATCCATAAGTTTTTCAAGATCATCCATAAGTTCTTCCATCTCCCGAAAGTTTCCTTAGagacaaatttaataatacaaacagttatattacaaatttttaatctGTCTATCACATTGTTATCTGACTTTTATTTATCATCAAAATGATGATGTAGTTTATACAAAGAGATCCATATATCCGTATATTAAAAACTGAACTCACATTATTGGGATATAGAAAACCCGTATAAAGAACCGAAGATCGACGGTCAAGAGGATAAGACgaaaatatgacaaaaatatattgttaatattgaagtttagaatatttagcattatttctaaatatattatgtatatttatatttatcttaGATTATGAAACTTAGATCAATCTCATCTCTATATAAAAGAATGCATCTTGTACAATTATTCTTATGAgaatttattataattaatcCTAGACATATTTGTGTTCTTTACtcttatcaatttatcattgCATCAGAACCAGCTTAGAAATTAAGATTGAAAGCTCTGATACTATAATAAAGTTACATAAATTTCTAACCCAAAACCAATTGGCAATAAGTACAGCGACTTATGTCTCTTATATATTACTCAATGTCTCATTACATGCTTCCTAAACATTATAGATCTTAATCTTATGACCTAATAATCCCTACCTTAATCTCTAACACACATTATACATGTTACGAGATATTTACGATTCAGACGAgatatttagaattttaattaCTGTATCAACGtatgaatattaatttattggcTAACTACTTACTAGACCAAAAACGCTTTCACCACGTAAGGAcaatattatttacaaaactaatataGGTATCCGTGTAAGGGTGGTCATTGATAGATCCGTTTATTCGTATAGGCAAACTTTTTCGAGTATATTTTCCTCTACATatgcttttagtttttttttttttttggggttaatTCTCTTTTCCGATCGTATTCCCGCTGACGATACCATGGGTTAAAGTGAACGTACGTAAAGTAGTGTGGGAATATTCTCACTCTACCAAAATAATAAGGTAACACTTTCATAGAACGAGAACCTATGTTACCGTCAACTCAAGTAACTATTTTGAGCTTTTTGCCACTTGGATTTCTCAATTacgaacaaaatcaaaccaacaaaaatgattttacaGATTAATACATAATAACGCTTCagtatcttttttctttgacaacATGCATTATCTGAGTTTAAATTTGGTTAGTACTACATCGATAATTTACAAGTACCTATGCTAAtagtcaaaattcaaattaaaaatctaatatcCGAATAAATGGAAATCACGTATATATAACCAATTACAAAtagtttataaaaattcaacCTTTCGTGAATGATTTTGCTATGTATAGACTAAAACCGTGTCaaaccaaatatattagttGGCCTACTGTTCCACCAATATGGATGTCGGGACATACCATACCATCCCTTTCTACATTTGGTATGTTTTCACATTTCTTTTCATGGGAAGACTAAGAACTGgattacattttatttttaatataaattagatattttatgACCTCTAAGTAATAGTTGAAACCTGGATTCTATCGAGGATGATCgatctttcttttctattatattttttgttacaatttttggttttacttcttaaaagaaatgacttacaaaaacagagcatcaaACTTTCGGGTTTGGCAACTCTGGTTTTTAGcaattaaaacaacaaaattaccGAGTGAAAGAGTCTCAAAACCACGAAAAGAAATGTCTCGCAGAGTAATTGTTGCGTATTACTCGGTCAACTTGTTTCAACAAATAACACAGAAGATTCGGTTCTTACGTTCTTGCCATTAGGTGTAACTATAACAGCTTGGGTTGCAATAAGACGAAGGATGGATTATTGGTTATCATGTCGAGGAGACTCGAGGCAAGTTGAGAGTCCCATGATGTGGCATCTCAATCATGATGTGCACCATCGTCACAATTAAGTCATAGCTATTGGGACAACGTTGAAACAATTTGTCTCTTGttttcacatatattttacaaagaGGGAAAGTGTTATCTTATCTCCAACAATTCCCAAAGAGCATAAACGGGAGAGGAGGGGTAATCGATTCAAACAGGCGATTCACATGGTGAAAGCATGTTTTGGGACTGAATCCGAGAACCATACTTGATGATACCAAGGGATCGGACTTCCAGAAGTGGCTGCATGTTGTTTGTGAGACATGGATTAATGTCAAGTAGCAGAGGAAAACCTCAACATTGTGGATTTAAGCACCAGAAAACTGCCAACCCTCTTCATTAGTAGCGTTAGCTAAACACTAGTCAATGTTAGAAGCTGTCCATAAGGAATACCAGAAAAAGCATATATTACCGTCTTTAAGCTTGAAATAAAAGGAACCATAAACCATTTCTCCTTAGGTTTAGGAGTTGTTGCCACATGGAGAGCTCCCTAGGCTCTTCTTCATTAGTGGCCAAAAACatctccatttctttttttctttttttaagttaaCTATGAAATTTTAAGATTATGTGACGTATCATTCGAGAAGTCATATGGTTTATGTTGACTGCATTAGCTAATAAAACTCTACTTAAGATTCATGTTAGTGATGTGGAAATTGAGTCATCGTGTATAAAGGCATCCCTTTTCCGAATGCTATGAAAAAACCTAAATTGATCCAACTAAATGGGAAACCATGAACTGCAACTTTATATTATCGGGATATTTTAGGCGAAATAATAAACTAAACTCGAGAATATGAAGTTACTATGTAATTCCAAAATtgttaaagaagaaactttataTCTCAAGCATATGACAACTAACTTCTATATAAGTGGCTCTTTGGTCGTTCTTAAAGACATgaacatataaacaaattagaaaatgttaaaaatatgttttggtcCGATTAAAGCAGCCGCGGGTCCACTAGCTTGTTCCGACTCAAATAGTTTTCGttatcactttcttctctccatttttttcataCGACATAAAAGTGATATAGTTACACTAAAAAGTTGTTTTGTCCTACGCATAGTGACGtgtaacaatattttaaaactcaatATCACAGTAATATATGACTGGGAAAGTTACAACTTGAGGTGTAAAAGTTGCACACATTAACATATCTATAGGCTATAGCATTGgtacattttaaaaaactatagcattttttttacaaaagattACATTGAATTattagtaaatatataatatacataaaaactGATTATGTTGTAAATCACATAATAATTGTATGATTGAAGATTGAAATGATAAGCCTATTatcgaaaataaaattagtcaAGGAGAAAACTTTGAAAGATATATGAATGAGTTGTTAATTGCTTGTGCATAAGTGTGAACATGTAAATAAACTTTTGAATCTAGGTAGGTCCATTTACTTTGGAATTGTTACATAGAACACTTCAGACAAGTTATGTCTTAATCACTTTATCGGTCACccataattttgtaaaaaataaaagccacATTCTAACAAACTTTTATAATTccattttacatttatatacaaatcaaTATTCTACCAACTTTGTGCTATAAATATTCATCACACCACAACCATTCAACACTCTACCAACCTCTTCTAATTTCTACAATCACTCTCTTAACTCTTTGCTAAGCACTTCTTGTTAGGAAAAATCATTCCTTAATCACTCTCGAAGCTTTCACACCAATATTACTTCCTTACTACATCTCTtcattttaaagatttgttagttactttttttttttgttattgtacgaaataatttgttttctttcagaCAATGTTCTTGTCACACAAAGAATACAATCGACTTGACTTGcaattttttctaaacaacAAATCCAGCATCGAgaaaagtttctatttttggattttccaAATATTAACAGTTATAGCTTCGTGACTTCAAGA includes:
- a CDS encoding pentatricopeptide (PPR) repeat-containing protein (pentatricopeptide (PPR) repeat-containing protein; INVOLVED IN: biological_process unknown; LOCATED IN: chloroplast; EXPRESSED IN: 23 plant structures; EXPRESSED DURING: 13 growth stages; CONTAINS InterPro DOMAIN/s: Pentatricopeptide repeat (InterPro:IPR002885), Smr protein/MutS2 C-terminal (InterPro:IPR002625); BEST Arabidopsis thaliana protein match is: pentatricopeptide (PPR) repeat-containing protein (TAIR:AT4G16390.1); Has 1807 Blast hits to 1807 proteins in 277 species: Archae - 0; Bacteria - 0; Metazoa - 736; Fungi - 347; Plants - 385; Viruses - 0; Other Eukaryotes - 339 (source: NCBI BLink).), with amino-acid sequence MATVLTTAIDVCFNPQNSDTKKHSLFLKPSLFRQSRSRKLNISCSSLKQPKTLEEEPITTKTPSLSEQLKPLSATTLRQEQTQILSKPKSVWVNPTRPKRSVLSLQRQKRSAYSYNPQIKDLRAFALKLNSSIFTEKSEFLSLLDEIPHPPNRDNALLVLNSLREWQKTHTFFNWVKSKSLFPMETIFYNVTMKSLRFGRQFQLIEEMALEMVKDGVELDNITYSTIITCAKRCNLYNKAIEWFERMYKTGLMPDEVTYSAILDVYSKSGKVEEVLSLYERAVATGWKPDAIAFSVLGKMFGEAGDYDGIRYVLQEMKSMDVKPNVVVYNTLLEAMGRAGKPGLARSLFNEMLEAGLTPNEKTLTALVKIYGKARWARDALQLWEEMKAKKWPMDFILYNTLLNMCADIGLEEEAERLFNDMKESVQCRPDNFSYTAMLNIYGSGGKAEKAMELFEEMLKAGVQVNVMGCTCLVQCLGKAKRIDDVVYVFDLSIKRGVKPDDRLCGCLLSVMALCESSEDAEKVMACLERANKKLVTFVNLIVDEKTEYETVKEEFKLVINATQVEARRPFCNCLIDICRGNNRHERAHELLYLGTLFGLYPGLHNKTIKEWSLDVRSLSVGAAETALEEWMRTLANIIKRQEELPELFLAQTGTGTHRFSQGLANSFALHLQQLSAPFRQSDRPGIFVATKEDLVSWLESKFPPLVTSQA